GGCGGCGAGGGCGCAGCGAGCGTCGGCCTGTTCGCGTACCCGATCCTGATGGCCGCCGACATCCTGCTCTACCGGCCCCACTACGTGCCGGTCGGTGAGGACCAGCGCCAGCACCTCGAGCTGACCCGTGACCTCGCGCAGCGGTTCAACAGCCGGTTCAAGAAGACCTTCCGGCTGCCGGAGCCCTACATCCTCAAGGCGACCGCGAAGATCTACGACCTGCAGGAGCCGACGAAGAAGATGTCGAAGTCGGGCTCCGGCCCCAACGGCATCATCGAGATGCTCGAGGACCCGGCCCGCTCGGCGAAGAAGATCCGCTCGGCGGTCACCGACTCCGGCACCGAGATCCGCTTCGACCAGGAGGAGAAGCCGGGCGTCAGCAACCTGCTGACCATCTACTCGGCGCTGACCGGCGAGAGCATCCAGGCCCTCGAGGAGCAGTACGCCGGCAAGATGTACGGCGACCTCAAGAAGGACCTCGCCGAGGTGGTGGTCGGGTTCGTGACCCCGTTCCGGGACCGCACCCTCGAGCTCCTCGACAACCAGGACCACCTCATGCAGGTGCTCGCCCAGGGCGCCGAGACCGCCAACGCGGTCGCGGAGAGCACACTGCGCGACGTCTACCAGCGGATCGGGTTCGTGGCACCGGTGGAGCGTCGTACGGAGGCCGGCTGATGCCGGTGATCGGTGTCGCCGTCGCCATCCCCGAGCCCTGGGCCACCGAGCTGGTCGACTACCGGCTCCGCATCGGTGACCCCACCGCCGAGGGCGTGCCGAGCCACATCACGCTCATCCCGCCCACCGAGCTGCCGGGCGGGCTCGACGAGATCGAGGCCCACCTGGCCACGGCGGCGACCGAGGTCGCGCCGTTCCGGGTGCACCTGCGCGGAACGGGTACCTTCCGGCCCGTGTCGCCCGTGGTCTTCGTCAGCCTCGCCGAGGGAATCTCCCAGTGCGAGCAGCTGGCGGACGCCGTACGACGGGGGCCGCTCTCCGTCGACCTGGACTACCCGTACCACCCGCACGTCACCGTCGCCCACCACCTCGACGACCCGACCCTGGACCGGGCCTTCGACGACCTGGCCGGCTTCGACTGCGCGTTCGACGTCACCGACTTCCACCTGTACGTGCACCACGAGCAGGAGGGCTGGCGCTCGACCCGCACCTTCCCGCTCGGCTGACCCGGACCGGAGGCTCCCATGAAGCTCGTCGAACGTGTCAAGGCGAAGGTCACCGAGCTCCGTGACCGGTGGCCACTGGTCGACCATGCCGTGCGCACCCAGGAGCACTACAGCGCCGTGCAGGGCAGTCAGCAGGCAGGTGGCGTCACGTACTTCGGCTTCCTGTCCGTCTTCCCGATCCTGGCCCTGGCCTTCTTCGTGGTCGGCTGGATCGCCCACGTCTACCCCGACGCCCAGGACACCCTCGTCAAGGCCATCGACGAGGTGCTGCCCGGCCTGGTCGGCAGCGGCGACGGGCAGGTCGACCTCACCGACATCCAGGATGCCGCCGGGACGGTGGGGGTCATCGGCCTGGTCGGTGTGCTGTACGCCGGGCTGGGTTGGCTGTCCTCGGTCCAGTCGGCGCTGACCGTGCTCTTCGAGATGCCCACCCGGCTGCGCCCGAACTTCGTCATCGGCAAGGTGCGCGACCTGGTCACCCTCGCCGTTCTCGGCGCGGTGCTGTTCACCAGCGTGATCGCCTCCGCGGTCCTCACCCGTTTCTCCCGCGCCCTGCTCGACATGGTCGGGATCGGCGCGCGGCTCGGCTGGCTGGTGGC
The genomic region above belongs to Nocardioides sp. QY071 and contains:
- the trpS gene encoding tryptophan--tRNA ligase, which encodes MSATTEHSPVPETAQPAAPEGAARPRVLSGIQPTADSFHLGNYMGALRQWVDLQRDHQPFFFIADQHAITTDWDPKLLRERTLRSAAQLLAAGVEPEKSAIFVQSHVPAHAQLGWVLNGLTGFGEARRMTQFKDKSAKGGEGAASVGLFAYPILMAADILLYRPHYVPVGEDQRQHLELTRDLAQRFNSRFKKTFRLPEPYILKATAKIYDLQEPTKKMSKSGSGPNGIIEMLEDPARSAKKIRSAVTDSGTEIRFDQEEKPGVSNLLTIYSALTGESIQALEEQYAGKMYGDLKKDLAEVVVGFVTPFRDRTLELLDNQDHLMQVLAQGAETANAVAESTLRDVYQRIGFVAPVERRTEAG
- a CDS encoding 2'-5' RNA ligase family protein; the protein is MPVIGVAVAIPEPWATELVDYRLRIGDPTAEGVPSHITLIPPTELPGGLDEIEAHLATAATEVAPFRVHLRGTGTFRPVSPVVFVSLAEGISQCEQLADAVRRGPLSVDLDYPYHPHVTVAHHLDDPTLDRAFDDLAGFDCAFDVTDFHLYVHHEQEGWRSTRTFPLG
- a CDS encoding YihY/virulence factor BrkB family protein: MKLVERVKAKVTELRDRWPLVDHAVRTQEHYSAVQGSQQAGGVTYFGFLSVFPILALAFFVVGWIAHVYPDAQDTLVKAIDEVLPGLVGSGDGQVDLTDIQDAAGTVGVIGLVGVLYAGLGWLSSVQSALTVLFEMPTRLRPNFVIGKVRDLVTLAVLGAVLFTSVIASAVLTRFSRALLDMVGIGARLGWLVAVLAVLLGLAASAVLFFMMFRLLVRPSIPDRALWSGAVLGALGFEVLKQLSGLLLTSTRGQPAFQAFGIALILLVWINYFSRVILYAAAWAQTSPLAERPPAPVPAAAAIAAANSPRATDTAEAADGGEAPGPRAPSLLAFAAGGVAGALVARVGRRTPRSGRMSR